Proteins encoded by one window of Musa acuminata AAA Group cultivar baxijiao chromosome BXJ2-9, Cavendish_Baxijiao_AAA, whole genome shotgun sequence:
- the LOC135621877 gene encoding phospholipase A1-II 5-like, with product MAQTGGAGSPSWAELLGSNHWSGLLDPLDDTLRNLLLMWGDMCQVTSDSFISDNNSQYHGRCRYSKNSLLDKTFFPSAANYAVVEYLYALSTFLFVLKESNWMGYVAVSSNAHAEAIGRRDIYIVWRGTSRIMEAFEDITIPLVPFDQDNSDVKVMLGWRDIYNSSDPNFDFNKKSAREQLLEIVKELVGKYKDENLSIVCVGHSLGGALAILSAYDIVKHGLSKIGETKEYFPVCAMVFESPRVGNQAFRDSWEQQPNLRLLRVKNKGDPVPDLPHLVLGYVDVGTVLDVASEQSRLLKNGGGKHNLQVILHTVAGWEGAGGGFDPTRVKRSPALVNKDGDDLVAEFKIPSSWWVEKNKGLVLGKDGDWVEAPPGM from the coding sequence ATGGCGCAAACAGGTGGCGCTGGGAGCCCATCATGGGCGGAGCTCCTGGGATCCAACCACTGGTCCGGCCTTCTCGACCCCCTCGACGACACCCTCCGCAACCTTCTCCTTATGTGGGGTGACATGTGCCAGGTCACCAGCGATTCCTTCATCAGCGACAACAACTCCCAGTATCACGGCCGCTGTCGCTACTCCAAGAACAGCCTTCTCGACAAAACCTTCTTCCCCAGTGCTGCCAACTACGCGGTGGTGGAGTACCTGTACGCCCTGTCAACGTTTCTCTTTGTGCTGAAGGAATCCAACTGGATGGGCTACGTTGCGGTCTCCAGCAACGCGCATGCCGAGGCCATCGGCCGCCGCGACATCTACATTGTATGGCGCGGCACCAGCCGAATAATGGAGGCTTTCGAGGATATCACCATTCCTCTCGTGCCATTCGACCAAGACAACAGCGATGTGAAGGTCATGCTCGGCTGGCGCGACATCTACAACTCGAGCGATCCCAACTTCGACTTCAACAAAAAGAGTGCACGAGAGCAGCTGCTTGAAATAGTAAAAGAGCTAGTCGGGAAATACAAAGACGAGAACCTGAGCATAGTTTGTGTTGGCCACAGCTTGGGAGGCGCCCTCGCCATCTTAAGCGCTTATGACATAGTGAAACATGGGCTGTCTAAGATTGGGGAGACGAAGGAGTACTTCCCAGTATGCGCCATGGTGTTTGAATCCCCTCGAGTGGGGAATCAGGCTTTCCGTGACAGCTGGGAGCAGCAGCCCAACCTAAGATTACTACGTGTCAAGAACAAGGGAGACCCTGTTCCTGACCTGCCACACCTAGTGCTGGGCTATGTTGACGTTGGCACAGTTCTGGATGTAGCTTCGGAGCAATCAAGGCTCTTGAAGAATGGGGGGGGCAAGCATAACCTGCAAGTGATCCTGCACACTGTGGCCGGGTGGGAGGGGGCTGGCGGCGGCTTCGACCCGACCAGAGTGAAGAGGAGCCCTGCGCTGGTGAACAAGGACGGGGACGATTTGGTGGCCGAGTTTAAAATACCGTCGTCGTGGTGGGTGGAGAAGAACAAAGGATTGGTGCTCGGTAAGGATGGCGACTGGGTGGAGGCGCCGCCTGGGATGTGA